Within Oxobacter pfennigii, the genomic segment CTGGGTTTTTTATATTTTAATGGAAAAACTAAGTAAAAGGAAAGGGGACCAATAAGGTGCAGGAAGGTGCGGGGACACACCTAAAGGTATGTCCCCAACGTAGAAATCATAAGGAGGAAAAGCAATGAAGGTTGCCATAATAATGGGAAGCGACTCGGATTATCAGATTATGAAAAAAAGCGCCGAAGTCCTTAAAAAATTCGGGGTGGATTTTGAGGTATCGGTAATATCAGCCCACAGGGATTTAGACAGGTTAACTACTTATATAAAATCAGCCAAAGATAATGGCATTGAGGTCATCATAGCCGGTGCGGGAAAAGCCGCCCATCTTCCTGGAGTAATTGCCGCCATGACCACCATGCCGGTCATTGGAGTTCCCATAAAATCATCAACATTCGATGGAATGGACGCGCTGTTATCAATAGTACAGATGCCGCCGGGAATACCCGTAGCCACCGTTGCCGTTGACGGCAGCGATAATGCGGCTCTACTGGCAGTTTCAATACTGGCAATGAAATATGAAGTATTAGAAGAAAAACTCATATCCTACAGAGAGACTATGAAAAGTCAGGTCCTTGAAAAAGATAAGAAAATAAAAGAGGAGGCAGAACAAATATGGAAAAGCTAGAGATGATTTATGAAGGCAAGGCAAAGAAGGTATATAAAACCGATGACCCGGATTATGCTATTATCCACTACAAGGATGATGCAACTGCTTTTAACGGTCTAAAAAAGGGCACCATTGAAGATAAGGGTATTATGAATAATAAAATAACCTCTATGATTTTTGAAATGCTCAAAGAAAATGGAATTCCCACCCATTTTGAAAAGATGCTTAATGAGCGGGAACAATTGTGCAAAAGAGTGGAAATAGTTCCTCTTGAAGTTATAGTAAGAAATGTGGCAGCAGGCTCTCTTGCAAAAAGGCTGGGAGTAGAAGAAGGAACCAAATTAAACTGCACGGTATTGGAGTTTTGCTATAAGAACGA encodes:
- the purC gene encoding phosphoribosylaminoimidazolesuccinocarboxamide synthase codes for the protein MEKLEMIYEGKAKKVYKTDDPDYAIIHYKDDATAFNGLKKGTIEDKGIMNNKITSMIFEMLKENGIPTHFEKMLNEREQLCKRVEIVPLEVIVRNVAAGSLAKRLGVEEGTKLNCTVLEFCYKNDDLGDPMLNDYHILSINLATKEEIEKLSEMALKVNDILKDYFKKMNIDLIDFKLEFGRFKGEIVLADEISPDTCRFWDAVTGEKLDKDRFRRDLGDVEGAYKEILSRLGGK
- the purE gene encoding 5-(carboxyamino)imidazole ribonucleotide mutase, whose product is MKVAIIMGSDSDYQIMKKSAEVLKKFGVDFEVSVISAHRDLDRLTTYIKSAKDNGIEVIIAGAGKAAHLPGVIAAMTTMPVIGVPIKSSTFDGMDALLSIVQMPPGIPVATVAVDGSDNAALLAVSILAMKYEVLEEKLISYRETMKSQVLEKDKKIKEEAEQIWKS